A window of the Gossypium hirsutum isolate 1008001.06 chromosome A05, Gossypium_hirsutum_v2.1, whole genome shotgun sequence genome harbors these coding sequences:
- the LOC107959540 gene encoding myb-related protein 330, producing the protein MGRSPCCEKAHTNKGAWTKEEDQRLIHYIRVHGEGSWRSLPKAAGLLRCGKSCRLRWMNYLRPDLKRGNFTEDEDELIIKLHGLLGNKWSLIAGRLPGRTDNEIKNYWNTHIKRKLVSRGIDPQSHRPLNGTAKATPTELDLRNAPTVPKIKPITTATPSLSFKYDESQVKAKSDSLEGGNCTSSGMTTDEEQPSSRPNELNLELSIGFSTNSANSAESKPKVAKRKAVCLCWQLGFQRSEICSNCENTNGLFRYCTTLG; encoded by the exons ATGGGACGGTCACCCTGTTGTGAAAAAGCACATACCAACAAAGGTGCTTGGACCAAAGAGGAAGACCAACGCCTCATTCATTACATCCGTGTCCATGGTGAAGGTTCTTGGCGTTCCCTTCCCAAAGCTGCCGGCCTACTTAGATGTGGTAAGAGTTGCAGGTTAAGATGGATGAACTACTTAAGGCCTGATCTTAAAAGAGGCAATTTTACTGAAGATGAGGACGAACTTATCATTAAACTTCACGGTTTACTTGGGAACAA aTGGTCTTTGATAGCAGGAAGGTTACCGGGAAGAACAGATAACGAGATCAAGAACTACTGGAACACCCACATCAAGAGAAAGCTTGTTAGCAGAGGGATCGATCCGCAATCTCATCGTCCTCTAAATGGAACAGCTAAAGCCACACCCACCGAGTTGGATCTTAGAAACGCACCCACCGTTCCTAAAATAAAACCCATTACAACTGCAACCCCATCTTTGAGTTTCAAATACGATGAGTCTCAAGTGAAGGCCAAGTCAGATTCCCTTGAAGGAGGAAACTGTACCAGCAGTGGCATGACTACGGATGAAGAACAACCGAGTAGCAGGCCGAACGAGTTAAATTTGGAGCTTTCGATTGGGTTTAGTACCAACTCAGCCAACTCGGCTGAGTCCAAACCAAAGGTGGCTAAGCGTAAGGCAGTATGTTTGTGTTGGCAATTGGGTTTTCAAAGAAGTGAAATTTGTAGCAACTGTGAAAATACAAATGGGTTGTTTAGATATTGTACGACTTTGGGTTGA
- the LOC107959539 gene encoding uncharacterized protein — protein sequence MAMNGGLRSASKFLTSSSQSLLHKSGNRGFHSTGVKRMGGGHGHDEPYYLHAKHMYNLDRMKNQKLTMSLGVLTAFSIGVFVPIYAVIFQQKKTASG from the exons ATGGCGATGAACGGTGGTCTTAGATCGGCTTCGAAGTTTCTGACTTCGTCCTCTCAATCACTTCTCCACAAGTCTG GCAATAGAGGGTTTCATTCAACTGGAGTGAAGAGAATGGGGGGAGGGCATGGGCATGATGAACCGTATTACCTCCATGCTAAACATATGTACAACTTGGATAGGATGAAAAATCAGAAGCTGACAATGTCTCTTGGAGTTTTGACAGCCTTCAGCATTGGTGTGTTTGTTCCTATCTATGCTGTCATTTTCCAGCAGAAAAAGACTGCATCtggttga
- the LOC107959538 gene encoding uncharacterized protein, whose translation MALNGGLRLASKFLTSSSQSLLYKSGNRGFHSTGVKRMGGGHGHDEPYYLHAKHMYNLDRMKNQKLTMSLGVLTAFSIGVFVPVYAVIFQQKKTASG comes from the exons ATGGCGTTGAACGGTGGTCTTAGATTGGCTTCGAAGTTTCTGACTTCGTCCTCTCAATCACTTCTCTACAAGTCAG GGAATAGAGGGTTTCATTCAACTGGAGTGAAAAGGATGGGAGGAGGGCATGGGCATGATGAACCATATTACCTCCATGCTAAGCATATGTACAACTTGGATAGGATGAAAAACCAGAAGCTGACAATGTCGCTTGGAGTTTTGACAGCCTTCAGCATTGGCGTGTTTGTTCCCGTCTATGCTGTCATTTTCCAGCAGAAAAAGACTGCATCTGGTTGA